The following are encoded in a window of Solidesulfovibrio magneticus RS-1 genomic DNA:
- a CDS encoding polyprenyl synthetase family protein, translating to MTVKERLAVMAGEVEVYLRERFGARMRERGVPENLLAAMEYSLLAGGKRLRPVLCLVFAELFDADRARVMPFAAGFEIIHTYSLIHDDLPAMDDDDLRRGRPSNHKVFGEAGAILAGDALLTEAFGCMGRVWPGVAAELVLPALAEAAKAAGAAGMVGGQVLDMDYTAREGVTLAELARMQALKTGALLTASCVCGAILAGAGEEGVARAREYGEAVGAAFQIVDDILDEIGDAATLGKPVGSDREQGKNTYPSMIGLDESRRLAEERVAAAIAAIEPYAGEAAEFLRDLARYIVVRVQ from the coding sequence GTGACGGTGAAGGAACGGTTGGCCGTGATGGCCGGCGAGGTGGAAGTGTATCTCCGCGAGCGCTTCGGCGCGCGGATGCGCGAGCGCGGCGTGCCGGAGAATCTGCTGGCCGCCATGGAATATTCGTTGTTGGCCGGCGGCAAGCGGCTGCGCCCGGTCCTGTGTCTCGTTTTCGCCGAGCTTTTTGACGCCGATCGGGCCAGGGTCATGCCCTTTGCCGCCGGCTTCGAGATCATCCACACCTATTCGCTCATCCATGACGACCTGCCGGCCATGGACGACGACGACCTGCGCCGGGGTCGGCCGTCCAACCACAAAGTTTTTGGCGAGGCCGGGGCCATCCTGGCCGGGGACGCGCTTTTGACCGAAGCCTTCGGCTGCATGGGCCGGGTCTGGCCGGGAGTAGCGGCCGAGCTGGTGTTGCCGGCCCTGGCCGAGGCGGCCAAGGCGGCTGGGGCGGCCGGCATGGTGGGCGGCCAGGTCCTCGATATGGACTACACCGCCCGGGAAGGCGTGACCCTGGCCGAGCTGGCCCGGATGCAGGCCCTGAAAACCGGCGCGCTTTTGACCGCTTCCTGCGTGTGCGGCGCGATATTGGCCGGCGCGGGCGAGGAGGGCGTGGCCCGGGCCCGGGAATACGGCGAGGCCGTGGGCGCGGCCTTCCAGATCGTTGACGACATCCTTGATGAGATCGGCGACGCCGCGACCCTGGGCAAACCCGTGGGTAGCGACCGGGAGCAGGGCAAAAACACCTATCCTTCCATGATCGGCCTTGACGAAAGCCGGCGGCTGGCCGAGGAACGCGTGGCCGCCGCCATTGCCGCCATTGAGCCCTATGCCGGTGAAGCGGCTGAGTTTTTACGGGACCTGGCCCGCTATATCGTGGTCCGGGTGCAATAG
- the dxs gene encoding 1-deoxy-D-xylulose-5-phosphate synthase produces the protein MTAMSDAALRILTRIKHPHDVAGLSAEERTVLAEEIRQVIIGTVSMNGGHLAPSLGVVELTLALLAAFDPGHDKLVWDVGHQAYAYKILTGRQEEFHTLRTMGGVSGFPRPAESPFDHFGVGHSSTSISAALGLAMARDRKGEDHDVIAIIGDGSMTAGLAYEGLNQAGGWGGRLIVVLNDNEMSISKNVGALSLFLSRKLNQRWVKRLKKDMESWIGSLPYGGDLMGYVRRGEESFKSFFTPGMLFEAFRFNYLGPIDGHNTERLIEVFKEVKDIEGPVLVHVLTKKGRGYEPAESNPTYFHGVGCFEPETGLVEKAGVCPPSYTQVFGEALLAAAKADKRVMAITAAMPEGTGVSQFATELPDQFVDVGICEQHAVTFAAGLAMAGFRPVVAIYSTFLQRSYDQIVHDVCLQDLPVVFCLDRAGLVGEDGATHHGAFDISYLRHIPNLVCMAPGNEAELPAMLATALAHPGATAIRYPRGAGVGLPVPDKAEPLPIGQGKLVREGCDGLVVAIGSRVMPAVAAADALAARTGRQVAVFNARFIKPLPLAQLLELAKTHKRWLTVEENVLEGGFGSAVVEAMSDAGALADLTIKRLGLPDGFVEHGSQKALRALCGIDQPGIEAALAGLLQL, from the coding sequence ATGACGGCAATGAGCGACGCGGCCCTGCGCATCCTGACCCGCATCAAGCATCCCCACGACGTGGCGGGGCTTTCCGCCGAGGAACGCACCGTGCTGGCCGAGGAAATCCGGCAGGTCATCATCGGCACGGTGTCCATGAACGGCGGTCATCTGGCCCCGTCGCTGGGCGTCGTGGAGTTGACGCTGGCGCTCCTTGCCGCCTTCGATCCCGGGCACGACAAGCTCGTCTGGGACGTGGGGCATCAGGCCTATGCCTACAAGATCCTCACCGGCCGCCAGGAAGAGTTCCATACCCTGCGCACCATGGGCGGCGTCAGCGGCTTTCCGCGTCCGGCCGAAAGCCCCTTTGACCATTTCGGCGTCGGCCACTCGAGTACGTCCATTTCCGCGGCCCTGGGCCTGGCCATGGCCCGGGACCGCAAGGGCGAGGACCACGACGTCATCGCCATTATCGGCGACGGCTCCATGACCGCCGGGCTGGCCTACGAAGGCCTCAACCAGGCCGGCGGCTGGGGCGGGCGGCTCATTGTCGTACTTAACGACAACGAGATGTCCATCTCCAAAAACGTCGGCGCGCTTTCGCTGTTTCTGAGCCGCAAGCTCAACCAGCGCTGGGTCAAACGCCTCAAAAAGGACATGGAAAGTTGGATCGGTTCGCTGCCTTACGGCGGCGACCTCATGGGCTATGTCCGGCGCGGCGAGGAGTCGTTTAAAAGCTTTTTCACGCCCGGCATGTTGTTTGAAGCCTTCCGCTTCAACTACCTTGGCCCCATCGACGGGCACAACACCGAGCGGCTCATCGAGGTCTTCAAGGAAGTCAAGGACATCGAAGGCCCGGTGCTGGTCCACGTGCTGACCAAGAAAGGGCGGGGCTACGAGCCGGCTGAGTCCAATCCCACCTATTTTCACGGCGTGGGCTGCTTCGAGCCCGAGACCGGGCTGGTGGAAAAGGCCGGGGTCTGCCCGCCGAGCTACACCCAGGTCTTTGGCGAAGCGCTACTTGCCGCCGCCAAGGCCGACAAGCGCGTCATGGCCATCACCGCCGCCATGCCCGAAGGCACGGGGGTGTCGCAGTTCGCCACCGAGCTGCCCGACCAGTTCGTCGACGTCGGCATCTGCGAACAACACGCCGTCACCTTCGCCGCTGGCCTGGCCATGGCCGGATTTCGGCCGGTGGTCGCCATCTATTCCACCTTCCTGCAGCGTTCCTACGACCAGATTGTCCATGACGTCTGCCTCCAGGACCTCCCCGTGGTCTTCTGCCTCGACCGGGCGGGTCTCGTCGGCGAGGACGGGGCCACCCACCACGGGGCTTTCGACATTTCCTATCTGCGCCACATACCAAATCTCGTCTGCATGGCCCCGGGCAACGAGGCCGAACTGCCGGCCATGCTGGCCACGGCCCTGGCTCATCCCGGCGCGACCGCCATCCGCTATCCGCGCGGGGCCGGCGTGGGCCTGCCCGTGCCGGACAAGGCCGAGCCCCTGCCCATCGGCCAGGGGAAACTTGTGCGCGAGGGCTGCGACGGCCTTGTCGTCGCCATCGGCAGCCGGGTCATGCCGGCCGTGGCCGCCGCCGACGCTTTGGCCGCCCGCACAGGCAGGCAGGTTGCGGTTTTTAACGCCCGCTTCATCAAGCCCCTGCCCCTGGCCCAACTGCTGGAGCTGGCCAAGACCCACAAACGCTGGCTGACGGTGGAGGAAAACGTGCTGGAAGGGGGCTTTGGCTCGGCCGTGGTCGAGGCCATGTCCGACGCCGGGGCGCTGGCCGACCTCACGATCAAGCGCCTGGGCCTGCCCGACGGCTTTGTGGAGCATGGCTCCCAAAAGGCCCTGCGCGCCCTTTGCGGCATCGACCAGCCGGGCATCGAGGCCGCCCTTGCTGGGCTGCTCCAGTTGTAG
- a CDS encoding ParA family protein — translation MDVSAAPGPRIIACCNHKGGVGKTTCTVNLAAGLSRSGWRVLAVDADPQAHLTASLGLAAGPDGGLAGLLDGRLGLDAALIRDGDLDVLPASAALAGTETRLAASAAPTDLLASYLAAATDHDVVLIDCPPHLGQLAKQALYAATDILIPMTPDFLAMQSLAWLMDTLAELATSGDTPAVAGVVLNRFAAQKRLHREVKTLVEGHFPGMALTTVIRENVALAEAPSFGQDIFRYAPRSAGAADFAALAVETAVRLRLPPPASAGGNP, via the coding sequence ATGGACGTTTCCGCCGCGCCAGGGCCGCGCATCATCGCCTGCTGCAACCACAAGGGCGGCGTGGGCAAAACCACCTGCACGGTCAATCTGGCCGCCGGACTGTCCCGGTCCGGCTGGCGTGTTCTGGCCGTGGACGCCGATCCCCAGGCCCATCTGACTGCCTCCCTGGGGCTGGCCGCCGGCCCGGACGGCGGGTTGGCCGGTCTGCTGGACGGCCGGCTTGGACTGGACGCCGCCCTGATCCGCGACGGCGACCTGGACGTGCTGCCCGCCTCGGCCGCCCTGGCCGGGACGGAAACGCGGCTGGCCGCGTCCGCCGCGCCGACCGATCTTCTGGCCAGCTACTTGGCTGCGGCGACCGACCACGACGTGGTCCTCATCGACTGCCCGCCCCATCTCGGCCAGTTGGCCAAGCAAGCGCTTTATGCCGCAACCGACATCCTCATTCCCATGACGCCGGATTTCCTGGCCATGCAAAGCTTGGCCTGGCTCATGGACACCTTGGCCGAGTTGGCCACGTCGGGCGACACCCCGGCTGTGGCCGGGGTCGTGCTCAATCGTTTTGCCGCCCAGAAACGCCTGCATCGGGAAGTAAAAACCCTGGTGGAAGGCCATTTCCCCGGCATGGCCCTGACTACCGTCATCCGTGAAAACGTCGCCCTGGCCGAGGCGCCGAGCTTTGGCCAGGACATCTTCCGCTACGCCCCCCGCAGCGCCGGCGCGGCCGATTTCGCCGCTCTGGCCGTCGAGACGGCCGTCCGGCTGCGCCTGCCGCCCCCGGCCTCTGCCGGCGGCAACCCATAA
- a CDS encoding nitroreductase family protein, with protein MSRDKIGVARRTVLGLLAGLIPTVFLPGRAMAQGGPGGGGMDCLAAIKTRRSVRAFKPDPVDDAAVETILRCGMQAPSACNEQPWQFVVIRDKAVLEKIGGINPYAAYAKNAPVSILVAGDISLDKCGGYWVQDCSACAENMLLASHALGLGAVWTGIYPLPERVEAFGKLLSLPDTVTAMALLVIGHPAETPAPVDRYRADRVHRDKW; from the coding sequence ATGTCGCGCGACAAGATAGGGGTGGCGAGGCGGACGGTACTTGGCCTTCTGGCCGGCCTGATTCCGACGGTGTTTTTGCCTGGCCGGGCCATGGCCCAGGGCGGGCCGGGAGGGGGCGGCATGGATTGCCTGGCTGCCATCAAGACCCGGCGCAGTGTCCGGGCCTTCAAACCTGACCCGGTGGACGACGCGGCAGTGGAGACCATTCTTCGCTGCGGCATGCAGGCCCCTTCGGCCTGTAACGAGCAGCCCTGGCAGTTCGTGGTCATCCGCGACAAGGCCGTGTTGGAAAAAATCGGCGGCATCAACCCCTACGCCGCCTATGCCAAGAACGCTCCGGTCTCCATCTTGGTTGCTGGCGACATTTCCCTGGACAAGTGCGGCGGCTATTGGGTGCAGGACTGTTCGGCCTGTGCCGAGAACATGCTGCTGGCCTCCCACGCCCTGGGCCTGGGCGCGGTCTGGACCGGCATTTATCCGCTGCCCGAGCGGGTAGAGGCCTTTGGCAAGCTGTTGTCCCTGCCCGATACAGTGACGGCCATGGCCCTGCTTGTCATCGGCCATCCGGCCGAGACCCCGGCCCCGGTGGATCGTTATCGGGCCGACCGCGTGCATCGCGACAAATGGTAG
- a CDS encoding amphi-Trp domain-containing protein, whose translation MEKDKSRIKVEGVMQITEVIANLEKLAADMKAGLVTLAAGDESLTLRPSVLVNVDMKASQKKDKEKFALEISWKKHKEMDGFAGE comes from the coding sequence ATGGAAAAGGACAAGAGCCGGATCAAGGTGGAAGGGGTGATGCAGATCACCGAAGTCATCGCCAACCTGGAAAAACTCGCAGCCGACATGAAAGCCGGCCTGGTCACCCTGGCCGCCGGCGATGAGTCGCTGACGCTGCGGCCTTCGGTACTGGTCAACGTGGACATGAAGGCGTCGCAAAAAAAAGACAAGGAAAAATTCGCCCTAGAGATTTCCTGGAAAAAGCACAAGGAAATGGACGGATTCGCGGGAGAATAA
- the xseB gene encoding exodeoxyribonuclease VII small subunit, whose translation MSVKEESFEKALARLERIAVALEAGDVPLEKGVALYKEGMGLVASCRKRLEAARLEISLAGEDGAVVPFDVADDEAARDGGPAGEES comes from the coding sequence GTGAGCGTGAAGGAAGAAAGCTTTGAAAAGGCGCTGGCGCGCCTGGAGCGCATAGCCGTCGCCCTGGAAGCCGGGGACGTGCCCCTGGAAAAGGGCGTGGCGCTGTATAAAGAGGGCATGGGACTTGTGGCCTCGTGCCGCAAGCGCCTGGAGGCGGCCCGGCTGGAAATCAGTCTGGCCGGCGAGGACGGCGCTGTGGTCCCGTTTGACGTTGCCGATGACGAGGCCGCTCGCGACGGCGGGCCGGCCGGGGAGGAGTCGTGA
- a CDS encoding glycerophosphodiester phosphodiesterase family protein, translating to MPILSRLCIDWVKAVPFAHRGLHGPDTGPENSLAAFDAAITAGYGIECDVRLLADGEVVVFHDADLTRLTGRAGRIEDLRTPDLRELRLAGTDERPPLLRELLTRCAGRVPLYVELKGDSRPGRLEPAVAGMLDGYAGHVLAASFDPFSLARMAALRPDLPRCLISCDFDKATDMGRVKRFVYANLLHAAVALPHCLAYGWWGLPRLMPALFRRLGLPVLLWTVRAREDMVEALRHGDNIVFEGFLPPSPDAATEQEGRGSVASAQE from the coding sequence TTGCCGATTCTTTCGCGCCTCTGCATCGATTGGGTCAAGGCCGTTCCCTTTGCCCATCGGGGACTCCACGGACCGGACACCGGGCCGGAGAACTCCCTGGCCGCCTTTGACGCCGCCATAACCGCCGGTTACGGCATCGAGTGCGACGTGCGCCTGCTGGCCGACGGCGAGGTGGTGGTCTTTCACGACGCAGACCTGACGCGGCTGACCGGCCGCGCTGGCCGGATCGAGGATTTGCGGACCCCCGACCTCCGGGAGCTGCGCCTTGCGGGCACGGACGAGCGTCCGCCACTGTTGCGCGAACTGCTCACCCGTTGCGCCGGCCGCGTGCCGCTTTATGTGGAGCTTAAAGGCGACAGCCGACCGGGGCGGCTGGAACCGGCCGTGGCCGGTATGCTGGACGGTTACGCCGGCCATGTCCTGGCCGCTTCGTTCGATCCCTTTTCCCTGGCCCGCATGGCCGCCCTGCGTCCTGATCTCCCGCGTTGCCTGATCTCTTGCGATTTCGACAAGGCCACGGACATGGGACGCGTCAAGCGTTTTGTCTATGCCAACCTGCTTCATGCCGCCGTGGCCCTGCCGCACTGTCTGGCTTACGGCTGGTGGGGGCTGCCGCGTTTGATGCCGGCCCTTTTTCGGCGGCTCGGGCTGCCGGTTCTGCTCTGGACGGTGCGCGCGAGAGAGGATATGGTCGAAGCCTTGCGCCATGGGGACAACATTGTTTTCGAGGGCTTTTTGCCCCCTTCCCCGGACGCCGCAACGGAGCAGGAAGGACGCGGGAGCGTCGCTTCCGCCCAGGAATAA
- a CDS encoding cereblon family protein: MNHLTLIPTTPPISLTWADDADDKDTVVKSVFDNPILAGADRMVCAHCGEDVTRGSLRIAVNGSHRHLMPTAHGIDQEMGCFSLAPGCMTAGHFAMDFGLGEDGFWQMALCASCGNHLGWHHEKADGMGFYGLILDHLAPAADVDKDAA; this comes from the coding sequence ATGAACCACCTGACCCTTATCCCCACAACCCCGCCCATCAGCCTCACCTGGGCTGATGACGCGGACGACAAGGACACCGTCGTGAAATCCGTTTTCGACAACCCGATTTTGGCCGGCGCCGACCGCATGGTCTGCGCCCACTGCGGCGAGGATGTCACCCGAGGCAGCCTGCGCATCGCCGTCAATGGTTCCCATCGCCATCTCATGCCCACAGCCCACGGCATCGATCAGGAGATGGGCTGTTTTTCCCTGGCTCCTGGCTGCATGACCGCCGGTCATTTCGCCATGGATTTCGGCCTGGGTGAGGACGGCTTCTGGCAGATGGCCCTTTGCGCCTCGTGCGGCAACCATCTGGGCTGGCATCATGAAAAGGCCGACGGCATGGGCTTCTACGGCCTGATCCTCGACCATCTGGCCCCGGCCGCCGATGTCGACAAGGACGCCGCCTAA
- a CDS encoding deoxyhypusine synthase family protein, which translates to MSSISRFMETNFRHFNARETLDAAKAWNDLLGRGGKMFLTMAGAMSTCELGISLAEMIRQDKVHAISCTAANLEEDLFNLFNHNEYKMVPEYRDLSPEAEKALYDQGFNRVTDTCIPEGVLRQVQRRISKLWAAAAEAGEPKFPYEYMYALLDQPDIAQFFQIPEEHSWVLAAKEKGLTIYSPGFEDSTLGNIFCAEVMQGHVKSHNAIRTGTEQMEVLAKWYTEQGKAGTPIGFFQIGGGIAADFPICVVPMLIQDLELEDTPFWAYFAQIGDSTTSYGSYSGAVPNEKITWGKLDIDTPRFMINSDASIVAPLIFAYVLGW; encoded by the coding sequence ATGTCTTCCATATCCCGTTTCATGGAAACCAATTTCCGCCACTTCAACGCCCGCGAGACCCTGGACGCCGCCAAGGCCTGGAACGATCTGCTGGGGCGCGGCGGCAAGATGTTTCTCACCATGGCCGGCGCCATGAGCACCTGCGAACTGGGCATTTCCCTGGCCGAGATGATCCGCCAGGACAAGGTCCACGCCATCAGCTGCACCGCCGCCAACCTTGAAGAGGACCTGTTCAACCTCTTCAACCACAACGAATACAAGATGGTGCCCGAGTACCGCGACCTGTCGCCCGAGGCGGAAAAGGCGCTGTACGACCAGGGGTTCAACCGCGTCACCGATACCTGCATTCCGGAAGGCGTCCTGCGCCAGGTCCAGCGCCGCATCTCCAAGCTGTGGGCTGCCGCGGCCGAAGCCGGCGAACCCAAGTTCCCCTACGAATACATGTACGCGCTGCTGGATCAGCCCGACATCGCCCAGTTCTTCCAGATCCCCGAGGAACATTCCTGGGTGTTGGCTGCCAAGGAAAAGGGCCTGACCATCTACTCCCCGGGCTTTGAAGACAGCACCCTGGGCAACATCTTTTGCGCCGAGGTCATGCAGGGCCACGTGAAAAGCCACAACGCCATCCGCACCGGCACCGAACAGATGGAAGTGCTGGCCAAGTGGTACACCGAGCAGGGCAAGGCCGGCACGCCCATCGGCTTTTTCCAGATCGGCGGCGGCATCGCGGCCGACTTCCCCATTTGCGTCGTGCCCATGCTGATCCAGGACCTGGAGCTGGAAGACACGCCTTTCTGGGCCTACTTCGCCCAGATCGGCGACTCCACCACCTCCTACGGCTCCTACTCGGGTGCTGTGCCCAACGAGAAGATCACCTGGGGCAAGCTCGACATCGACACCCCCCGGTTCATGATCAACTCCGACGCCTCCATCGTCGCGCCGCTCATTTTTGCGTATGTTTTAGGCTGGTAA
- a CDS encoding aminoglycoside phosphotransferase family protein, whose translation MREYLGHLATTDPLHGYLRDAILPQLVQAGQEPRFRVYRVSAESAVYLYEDKWTEVRVVGKFYGRARGLNGSNAPQSAENERRSLEYARNLGLDAPPDYVARPLGVREDLGDLLVVEHLAGEQLDAIVAAAATAGRGDRLFRKLSGLARFFARLHNAAAGPERVDFNRTQGYFDRVVGYLAAHGGLSERRAARLYELGHAYAVRPQHWQDVQVAVHGDATPSNFLFGRGQAVYAIDLERMHRDDRVYDVGRLCGELKHCFLQMTGDIDRAEPFIGHFLWEYAGHFPDRERTFASLSGRLPFHLGLTLLRIARNGWLDANYRKRLVHEARVILSGGLA comes from the coding sequence ATGCGTGAGTATCTCGGACACCTCGCCACCACCGATCCGCTTCATGGCTACTTGCGCGACGCCATTTTGCCGCAACTTGTCCAGGCCGGGCAGGAACCCCGTTTCCGGGTCTACCGCGTCTCGGCCGAAAGCGCCGTCTACCTCTATGAGGACAAATGGACCGAAGTCCGGGTCGTGGGCAAGTTTTACGGCCGCGCCCGGGGCCTGAACGGCAGCAACGCGCCCCAATCCGCCGAAAACGAACGTCGCAGCCTGGAATACGCCCGCAATCTGGGCCTGGATGCGCCGCCGGACTACGTCGCCCGGCCCCTGGGCGTGCGTGAGGACCTGGGCGACCTGCTGGTGGTCGAACACCTGGCCGGCGAACAGCTCGACGCCATTGTCGCCGCCGCCGCCACGGCCGGGAGGGGTGACCGGCTTTTTCGCAAGCTTTCCGGTCTGGCCCGCTTTTTCGCCCGGCTGCATAACGCCGCCGCCGGTCCCGAACGGGTGGATTTTAACCGCACCCAGGGCTACTTTGACCGGGTGGTGGGCTATCTCGCCGCCCATGGCGGCCTTTCCGAGCGCCGGGCCGCGCGGCTCTACGAACTCGGCCATGCCTACGCCGTCCGGCCCCAACACTGGCAGGACGTCCAGGTGGCGGTGCACGGCGACGCCACGCCGTCCAATTTCCTGTTCGGCCGGGGCCAGGCGGTCTACGCCATCGATCTGGAGCGCATGCACCGCGACGACCGGGTCTATGACGTGGGGCGGCTGTGCGGTGAACTCAAGCACTGTTTCCTGCAAATGACCGGCGATATCGACCGGGCCGAGCCTTTCATCGGCCATTTCCTCTGGGAATACGCCGGCCATTTTCCGGATCGGGAGCGCACCTTTGCCTCCCTGTCCGGCCGGCTGCCGTTTCATCTGGGGCTGACGCTGTTGCGCATCGCCCGCAACGGCTGGCTGGACGCGAACTACCGCAAGCGCCTCGTCCATGAGGCGCGGGTGATCCTGAGCGGAGGACTGGCATGA
- a CDS encoding HAD family hydrolase: protein MIVKAIIFDINGTLIDINTDEGNEQIYRSISHLLKYYGIRTSRGDVRDGYYQILKAQRRAGGEAFPEFDAVAVWREFLQTRLERSGVSLPKAKLAQLPHFLAELYRGISLNRLELYPDVREVLDELRPCYRLAVLSDAQSVWAVPEMRMVGIEQYFYPIVVSGDLGYRKPDPRIFALALRRLHLPPEDVVFVGNDMYRDIYGARQAGLRTVFFATGQGQQTMDGVEAHYNIYRFGELRNAIRFFEEQG from the coding sequence ATGATCGTCAAGGCCATCATCTTCGACATCAACGGCACGCTCATCGACATCAACACCGATGAGGGCAACGAGCAGATCTACCGCTCCATCAGCCACCTGCTCAAGTATTACGGCATCCGCACCAGCCGGGGCGACGTGCGCGACGGCTACTACCAGATTTTAAAGGCCCAGCGTCGGGCCGGCGGGGAAGCGTTTCCGGAATTCGACGCCGTGGCGGTGTGGCGGGAATTTCTGCAAACGCGGCTGGAGCGCTCGGGCGTGAGCCTGCCCAAGGCCAAGCTGGCCCAGTTGCCGCATTTTCTGGCTGAGCTGTACCGGGGCATTTCGCTCAATCGCCTGGAGCTTTATCCTGACGTGCGCGAGGTGCTCGACGAACTGCGGCCGTGCTACCGGCTAGCTGTCTTGTCCGATGCCCAGTCGGTCTGGGCCGTGCCCGAAATGCGCATGGTCGGCATCGAGCAATATTTCTATCCCATCGTTGTCTCGGGCGATCTCGGCTATCGCAAGCCTGACCCGCGCATCTTCGCCCTGGCGCTGCGGCGTCTGCACCTGCCGCCGGAAGACGTGGTCTTTGTCGGCAACGACATGTACCGCGATATTTACGGCGCGCGCCAGGCCGGCCTTCGTACAGTCTTTTTCGCTACAGGCCAGGGCCAGCAGACTATGGACGGGGTGGAGGCCCACTACAACATCTACCGTTTCGGAGAACTGCGAAACGCCATCCGGTTTTTCGAGGAGCAGGGCTGA
- the xseA gene encoding exodeoxyribonuclease VII large subunit: MPHVFEVAELTRALKSVVESEFPFVWVRGQVVNLSRPGSGHVYFSLRDAEASLGVVWFKGAQAGRVTPGGERYDPLTGEVLERPLAGLLADGMEVMVAGRLTVYPPRGTYQLVAEVVQEVGAGRLWLEFEELKKRLAAKGYFDAARKRPLPPHPTRVAVVTAPTGAAVRDFIRIGRERGHGAQVRVYPTLVQGEAAPAGIVRAMLRAVADDWAEVLVLIRGGGSLEDLWAFNTEEVAKAIYAAPLPVLVGVGHEVDVTIADMVADVRAATPSHAAQLLWPERGMLAQRLDDAEMSLRRQIGSLVSLRERELAALARGLSWLSPARRLARLEDAFVVGEKRLLRAAAARLDGLSRRLDNLEARLARRFDRQSLDARDDALTRRKERITAGMRLYLADRQGRLDVAAMRLAGLDPAAPLARGYSLTTVLRTGKFLRREGDVRPGDKLDVMVYEGRVRAVVSQDGPDDGEQP; the protein is encoded by the coding sequence ATGCCCCATGTGTTTGAAGTGGCGGAGCTGACCCGGGCGCTGAAGTCCGTGGTCGAATCCGAATTTCCTTTCGTCTGGGTGCGCGGCCAGGTGGTCAACCTGTCGCGTCCTGGCTCGGGGCATGTCTATTTTTCCTTGCGCGACGCCGAGGCGTCTCTTGGCGTGGTCTGGTTCAAGGGGGCGCAGGCCGGGCGCGTGACGCCTGGCGGCGAGCGTTACGATCCGCTGACCGGCGAGGTGCTGGAAAGACCTTTGGCCGGGCTTTTGGCCGACGGCATGGAGGTCATGGTCGCAGGGCGTTTGACGGTCTATCCGCCGCGCGGAACCTACCAACTCGTGGCCGAGGTGGTGCAGGAAGTCGGGGCCGGCCGGCTGTGGCTGGAGTTCGAGGAGCTCAAGAAACGTCTGGCCGCCAAGGGCTATTTCGACGCGGCCAGAAAGCGGCCCTTGCCGCCCCATCCGACGCGAGTGGCGGTGGTGACCGCCCCGACAGGCGCGGCCGTGCGCGATTTCATCCGCATTGGCCGGGAGCGCGGGCACGGCGCGCAAGTGCGTGTCTATCCGACCCTGGTCCAGGGCGAGGCCGCCCCGGCCGGCATCGTGCGGGCCATGCTGCGAGCCGTGGCCGACGACTGGGCCGAGGTGTTGGTGCTCATTCGCGGCGGCGGATCGCTGGAGGATTTGTGGGCCTTTAATACCGAAGAGGTGGCCAAGGCGATTTATGCTGCGCCATTGCCGGTGCTCGTCGGCGTCGGCCATGAGGTGGACGTGACCATCGCCGACATGGTGGCCGACGTGCGCGCGGCCACGCCCTCCCATGCCGCCCAGCTGTTGTGGCCCGAGCGCGGGATGCTGGCCCAGCGCCTGGACGACGCCGAGATGTCGCTTCGCCGCCAGATCGGGAGCCTTGTTTCCTTGCGGGAACGTGAGCTTGCTGCCCTGGCCCGGGGACTTTCCTGGCTCTCCCCGGCCCGGCGGCTTGCGCGCCTGGAAGATGCTTTTGTCGTCGGCGAAAAGCGTCTGCTCCGGGCGGCCGCCGCCCGGCTGGACGGCCTGTCGCGGCGGCTCGACAACCTGGAAGCGCGTCTGGCCCGGCGCTTTGACCGTCAAAGCCTGGACGCCCGAGACGACGCCTTGACCCGACGCAAGGAGCGGATCACGGCTGGCATGCGGCTTTATCTCGCCGACCGTCAAGGCCGGCTCGACGTGGCCGCCATGCGGCTGGCCGGCCTGGACCCGGCCGCGCCCCTGGCCCGGGGCTACAGCTTGACCACTGTCCTTCGCACCGGCAAGTTCCTGCGCCGGGAGGGCGACGTGCGGCCCGGCGACAAGCTCGACGTCATGGTGTATGAAGGCCGCGTCCGGGCCGTGGTGTCCCAGGACGGACCCGACGACGGAGAACAGCCGTGA
- a CDS encoding cereblon family protein: MITAPSWRVAVAGSHRHVFANPLGHVFEIGCFAAAPGCAAVGSPTSDFSWFPGTLWQVAVCVACGLHLGWRYVQTDGGTFFGLILDRLHQTPENLA; encoded by the coding sequence ATGATTACGGCCCCTTCCTGGCGCGTAGCCGTGGCCGGCTCCCACCGCCATGTTTTTGCCAATCCCCTGGGTCATGTCTTTGAGATCGGTTGTTTTGCCGCTGCCCCAGGTTGCGCCGCCGTGGGATCACCGACGTCCGACTTCTCCTGGTTTCCCGGGACGCTCTGGCAAGTCGCCGTCTGCGTCGCCTGCGGCCTGCATCTGGGCTGGCGCTATGTCCAAACCGACGGAGGCACGTTTTTCGGGCTGATTCTCGACCGCCTGCACCAGACGCCGGAAAACTTGGCCTGA